The following proteins are co-located in the Solanum pennellii chromosome 1, SPENNV200 genome:
- the LOC107007013 gene encoding ABC transporter F family member 4-like: MARGGNGGRKTSDRRKAGSTYRASDQSDEDYTVDDDEEFDESDDGYSSFVGDDSEESLGEYEDEEEELKTRKVKRVARSKAPSRKEKGTVKSRKRKRVSYREDDDDDDEVDEDDEEFTPDCLDEEKEFPVTKGTNNSSKRRLRKGTVKDEDDEEFTPDCLDDEEEFPVMKGTNNSSKRRLCKGTVKDEDDEEFTPDCLDEEEEESPVMEGTDNSSKRQLCKATFKDEDEDFTPDCLDNEDDEEEESPVMQGTDNSSKRWLRRGTVKDEEDEELNSDGLHEEEDFLVMKGMKNSSRLRRRKATAKDDYEDDDEEDKDDEEFTPVSLDEEEDIPITKGMKNSSKPRLCKGSTKDDDEDDDDDEEFTPDGLDEEEEEEFPEMEGIKYSAKPRSRKGTARVQKRNRNHKKLKKITRKKPLKRRQLRRKARSENDEEFIDVDPTMKEKNKKNAGQRRKRKRLTVDSDSDFVASSGSSEREFTISEEEREQVREANNFCRSLVTTWRGSASLKKSLIEEAPRLQRKHPARKAKEKMEELKIEAGKQICGICLSEEGKRTVRGTLNCCSHYFCFACIMEWSKVESRCPLCKQRFVTISKPARSDTGFDLRTVAIQVPERDQVYQPSEEELRGYLDPYENVLCTECQQGGDDALMLLCDLCDSPAHTYCVGLGHEVPEGNWYCESCRPTALASLNPQNLNPMPDNRTSGSFSVGSPPVANVRETFDLNEMYVPDTPLTEESGDFQSPRDGQVSSLASGIGAFTVSDRRRIQRQIHQLLNNRRRQLGNIAGTSGAVSGNSLFGSQIARSRELANQPAIAHRAVPHNSFFRGRQLESDAHFSQNPNLVPERASHLSGQLNLNGASTSSQSFFGEFLESELQGTDASFNFNLVHQQLHPCSSSRSNVGPDSSTSPCQFREPAVPSRTLPSTLRRQF, encoded by the exons ATGGCGAGGGGAGGCAACGGTGGACGCAAGACTAGTGATAGGAGAAAGGCTGGATCCACATATAGAGCTTCAGATCAGTCAGATGAGGATTACACAGTTGATGACGATGAGGAGTTTGATGAGTCAGACGATGGATATTCTTCCTTTGTTGGAGATGATTCAGAAGAGAGTTTAGGTGAATATGAAGATGAGGAGGAGGAATTGAAGACGAGGAAGGTGAAAAGGGTTGCTCGGTCAAAAGCACCAagcagaaaagaaaaaggaactGTGAAGtctagaaagagaaagagagtttCATATAGAGaagacgatgatgacgatgatgaagttgatgaagatgatgaggagTTCACACCAGATTGCTTGGATGAAGAAAAAGAGTTTCCAGTAACGAAAGGGACAAATAATTCTAGCAAACGACGGTTGCGTAAGGGCACTGTCAAAGATGAAGATGATGAGGAATTCACACCAGATTGCTTGGATGATGAAGAAGAGTTTCCAGTAATGAAAGGGACAAACAATTCTAGTAAGCGACGGTTGTGTAAGGGCACTGTCAAAGATGAAGATGATGAGGAATTCACACCAGACTGCttggatgaagaagaagaagagtctCCAGTAATGGAAGGGACAGATAATTCTAGCAAGCGTCAGTTATGTAAAGCCACTTTTAAAGATGAAGACGAGGATTTCACACCAGATTGCTTGGAtaatgaagatgatgaagaagaagagtcTCCAGTAATGCAAGGGACGGATAATTCTAGCAAGCGATGGTTACGTAGGGGCACTGTcaaagatgaagaagatgaggaATTAAATTCAGATGGCTTGCACGAAGAGGAGGATTTTCTAGTAATGAAAGGGATGAAGAATTCAAGCAGGCTACGGAGGCGTAAGGCCACTGCCAAAGATGATTACGAGGACGATGATGAAGAAGACAAGGATGATGAGGAATTCACTCCAGTTAGCTTGGATGAAGAGGAGGATATCCCAATAACTAAAGGGATGAAGAATTCGAGCAAGCCACGGCTGTGTAAGGGCTCTACCAAAGATGATGACGaagatgatgacgatgatgaggAATTCACTCCAGATGGCTTGgacgaagaagaagaggaagagttTCCAGAAATGGAAGGGATAAAGTACTCAGCCAAGCCACGGTCACGTAAGGGCACTGCCAGAGTACAGAAGAGAAATAGAAACCAcaaaaagttgaagaagatcACAAGAAAGAAACCACTAAAGAGACGGCAATTGAGAAGGAAAGCAAGATCTGAAAATGACGAGGAGTTCATAGACGTCGATCCAACCatgaaagaaaagaacaaaaagaatgcAGGtcagaggagaaaaagaaagagactaACAGTAGATTCTGATTCTGATTTTGTTGCGAGTTCTGGATCATCTGAACGTGAGTTTACCATCTCTGAAGAAGAGAGGGAACAAGTCAGAGAGGCTAACAATTTTTGCAGGAGCTTGGTTACAACTTGGAGGGGCTCAGCATCTTTGAAAAAATCACTAATAGAGGAAGCTCCACGTCTACAAAGAAAACATCCTGCAAGAAAGGCTAAAGAAAAGATGGAGGAGTTAAAGATTGAAGCCGGAAAGCAAATTTGTGGCATATGTTTGTCTGAAGAAGGTAAGAGAACAGTTAGAGGGACATTGAATTGCTGCAGTCATTACTTTTGTTTTGCTTGTATCATGGAGTGGTCCAAAGTGGAATCTCGTTGCCCACTATGCAAGCAAAGGTTTGTGACAATCAGTAAGCCTGCAAGGTCAGACACTGGCTTTGATTTGAGGACTGTGGCTATTCAAGTCCCTGAACGTGATCAG GTTTATCAACCATCTGAAGAGGAGCTTAGGGGTTACCTTGACCCGTACGAAAATGTATTATGTACAGAGTGTCAGCAAGGTGGGGATGATGCTCTTATGCTACTTTGTGATCTCTGTGATTCGCCTGCGCATACTTATTGTGTTGGTCTTGGACATGAAGTACCTGAAGGTAACTGGTACTGTGAAAGCTGTCGACCAACTGCTCTTGCTTCTTTAAACCCACAGAATCTGAATCCTATGCCTGATAATAGAACAAGCGGCAGTTTTTCTGTTGGGTCACCTCCTGTTGCGAATGTGAGAGAAACGTTTGATCTTAATGAAATGTATGTTCCTGATACCCCTTTGACCGAAGAATCAGGTGATTTTCAATCTCCGCGAGATGGTCAAGTTTCTTCTCTAGCTTCTGGGATTGGGGCATTTACAGTTTCTGACCGGCGCAGAATACAACGGCAAATACATCAACTCCTTAATAACAGGAGGAGACAACTTGGTAATATTGCTGGGACCTCGGGTGCTGTATCAGGGAATAGTCTCTTTGGCTCTCAAATTGCTCGAAGTAGAGAATTAGCAAATCAACCTGCTATAGCACATAGGGCAGTACCTCATAATTCATTTTTCCGAGGAAGGCAACTGGAGAGTGATGCTCATTTCTCTCAAAATCCGAACCTTGTACCCGAGAGGGCAAGTCATTTGAGTGGGCAACTGAATTTGAATGGAGCCTCTACATCATCACAAAGtttttttggtgaatttttGGAAAGTGAATTGCAAGGGACTGATGCAAGTTTCAATTTTAATCTGGTTCATCAGCAACTCCATCCCTGCAGTAGCAGCAGATCTAATGTTGGGCCTGATTCTAGCACTTCTCCTTGTCAATTTAGAGAG CCTGCAGTACCTTCAAGGACATTGCCCAGCACTCTTAGAAGACAATTTTAG
- the LOC107007822 gene encoding protein DEHYDRATION-INDUCED 19 homolog 3, translating into MDADSWSARLSSASRRYQSAFQSRSGMKWENLEAEMLMGFEELDVDDDIREEFPCCFCSEYFDIVGLCCHIDDEHPVEAKNGVCPVCAMRVGVDMVAHITLQHGNIFKMQRKRKSRRPGSHSTLSLLRKELREGNLQSLFGGSSCVVPSTSTAPDPLLSSFILPMGDDFKSVQTRCPAETISAKKSSVVTSSERKVQEAPLSIKDQEEKAKRSSFVQGLLLSTILDDNL; encoded by the exons ATGGATGCTGATTCATGGAGTGCTCGTCTATCTTCTGCTTCCAGGCGCTATCAATCTGCTTTTCAGTCTCGATCTG GAATGAAATGGGAGAATCTTGAGGCGGAAATGTTGATGGGTTTTGAGGAACTAGACGTGGATGATGATATAAGAGAGGAGTTCCCTTGCTGCTTTTGTTCAGAGTATTTTGATATTGTTGGTTTATGTTGCCATATTGATGATGAGCATCCTGTTGAGGCCAAGAATGGG GTTTGTCCGGTTTGCGCTATGAGGGTGGGCGTTGACATGGTTGCACACATTACCTTACAACATGGGAATATCTTCAAA ATGCAGCGCAAGAGGAAATCTCGCAGACCTGGTTCTCATTCAACACTTTCCTTATTAAGGAAGGAACTACGTGAAGGAAATTTGCAGTCTCTATTTGGAGGGTCTTCATGTGTAGTTCCCTCAACTAGTACTGCGCCAGACCCCTTGTTGTCATCATTCATTTTGCCAATGGGTGATGATTTCAAGAGTGTTCAAACACGTTGTCCTGCTGAAACAATCTCAGCCAAGAAAAGCTCAGTAGTAACATCCTCAGAAAG GAAAGTTCAAGAGGCCCCATTGTCAATCAAGGATCAAGAGGAGAAGGCAAAGAGGAGTTCGTTTGTTCAAGGATTGCTATTGTCTACCATTCTGGATGATAATTTATAG